A window of Negativicutes bacterium contains these coding sequences:
- a CDS encoding amidohydrolase family protein has product MAKYAITAARIYTVDTAGVLDNGILLVDGSKIIAVADHLSIPSDFELVDFGRQQILPGMVEAHSHLVAHDWNQNEYAESELNGTSLGIACSPDVDYFYHFNPRHRHLSDALAGGVTTANILPGSGKVITGVGFAAKMAGKTREDLLLKRNTGVKIALGENPKRAVGSKGVIPTTRMGSAAVLREALCKAQEYMLKKEAALAEGKEFAINTQLEPLIPLLKRQVPGKIHAHRADDMMTAMRIADEFQLIITLEHTTSGHLLTDEIKKRQIMCTLGPTLGSRGKQEVHAKQYQTAALLEQAGILFSFTTDASVMAIELLRLSGSLAWKEGCSEATTLKALTLNGAKITGVADRVGSLAVGKDADFAVYNGHPLSIRSSCIETWVNGEKVWDKATWLEPWQRGY; this is encoded by the coding sequence ATGGCAAAATACGCAATCACAGCCGCGCGGATCTATACGGTTGATACTGCCGGTGTACTGGATAACGGTATTCTCCTGGTGGATGGCAGTAAAATCATCGCCGTAGCGGACCATCTCAGCATTCCTTCCGACTTCGAACTGGTTGATTTCGGCCGTCAGCAAATCCTGCCCGGCATGGTAGAAGCGCACAGCCATTTGGTGGCGCACGACTGGAATCAAAACGAGTATGCTGAAAGCGAGTTGAACGGCACCTCGCTTGGCATTGCCTGTTCGCCGGATGTCGATTATTTTTATCACTTTAACCCGCGTCACCGTCATCTCAGCGATGCTCTGGCGGGAGGCGTTACCACCGCCAATATTTTACCCGGCAGCGGCAAGGTCATTACCGGCGTCGGTTTTGCCGCCAAAATGGCCGGTAAGACCAGAGAAGATTTGCTGCTCAAGCGCAATACCGGCGTAAAGATCGCCTTGGGCGAAAACCCGAAGCGGGCTGTCGGTTCTAAAGGCGTGATCCCAACAACCCGGATGGGCTCTGCTGCCGTGCTGCGTGAAGCTCTCTGCAAAGCGCAGGAGTATATGCTAAAAAAAGAAGCTGCGCTGGCGGAAGGCAAAGAATTCGCCATCAATACCCAGTTGGAGCCGCTGATTCCCTTACTGAAACGGCAAGTGCCCGGCAAAATTCACGCGCACCGGGCGGACGATATGATGACCGCCATGCGGATCGCCGATGAATTTCAGCTGATCATCACCCTCGAGCATACCACCAGCGGCCATTTACTGACGGATGAGATCAAAAAGCGCCAGATCATGTGTACGCTGGGACCGACTTTGGGTTCCCGCGGCAAACAGGAAGTCCATGCCAAACAGTATCAGACCGCCGCTTTGCTGGAGCAAGCCGGCATTCTCTTTTCCTTCACCACCGATGCTTCGGTGATGGCGATTGAACTGCTGCGTTTGAGCGGTTCATTGGCCTGGAAAGAAGGCTGCTCGGAAGCTACAACCCTGAAAGCGCTGACCCTGAACGGCGCAAAAATTACCGGTGTGGCCGATCGGGTCGGATCGCTGGCGGTTGGTAAGGATGCCGATTTTGCAGTTTACAACGGCCATCCCCTTTCCATTCGCAGCAGCTGTATCGAGACCTGGGTCAACGGAGAAAAAGTTTGGGATAAAGCCACCTGGCTGGAGCCCTGGCAGCGCGGATACTAA
- a CDS encoding transposase: MSAFQVASGIFGYRRMRLNPERRCGLHCNLKRIYKVMRTIRLKSVIRRERPNYIKSTPEPRRRIFCTVISWQRISMRNG; this comes from the coding sequence ATGTCAGCTTTTCAGGTAGCCAGCGGTATATTCGGATATCGCCGGATGCGGCTCAATCCGGAGCGCCGTTGCGGACTGCACTGCAATCTAAAACGCATATACAAAGTAATGAGAACAATCAGGTTGAAATCAGTCATCCGCAGAGAAAGACCAAACTACATAAAATCTACGCCAGAACCGCGGCGGAGAATCTTTTGTACCGTAATTTCGTGGCAGAGAATCTCAATGAGAAATGGCTGA
- a CDS encoding amidohydrolase family protein, with the protein MFAIKNARLFTMSHGRVENGSLLIRDGIIAAVGAEIEIPADCAVLDACGKVLTPGLIEACGRPGLHEEVVGAIGADEDETQEKMGAYLRALDGILPNDPSFDDALRGGVTTVNICPGNSAIVAGQSVIVHTAGSPIIDRRILKQPFALFVNLVGGGNPMTGLRDRSEMVAKLVGELQKAKEWLAKCNQALAEGKAAPEAGFRLAPMVSVLQGEMPLIMQAVYLHDILNALELAEQWGFRLILQRVSEAYYCVEDLLQAQVPMIVGPILMNRRGLFNTTSHKTPGILQQAGLKFAISTEHPQTGIEYLVTTAAIANREGMDEEEALKAITLYPAQLLGLDSQLGSLDTGKKADLVLWTDHPFETKSYVEQVWINGQPVYERGK; encoded by the coding sequence ATGTTCGCAATCAAGAATGCCCGCCTTTTTACCATGTCGCACGGCAGAGTGGAAAACGGCAGTCTGCTGATCCGGGACGGTATAATCGCAGCGGTCGGCGCAGAGATTGAGATTCCGGCTGATTGTGCCGTGCTGGACGCCTGCGGCAAAGTTCTGACACCCGGCTTGATCGAGGCCTGCGGCCGCCCCGGCTTACACGAAGAAGTTGTTGGTGCCATTGGTGCCGATGAAGATGAAACCCAAGAAAAAATGGGCGCCTATTTACGCGCTCTGGACGGAATTTTACCCAATGATCCCTCTTTTGACGATGCTTTGCGCGGTGGGGTAACCACTGTCAATATCTGTCCCGGCAACTCTGCCATCGTAGCCGGTCAGAGTGTTATCGTGCATACCGCCGGCAGTCCGATCATCGATCGCCGCATCCTCAAGCAGCCTTTTGCTTTGTTCGTCAACCTGGTAGGCGGCGGCAACCCCATGACAGGCTTGCGTGACCGCAGCGAAATGGTGGCAAAACTGGTCGGCGAGCTGCAGAAAGCCAAAGAATGGCTGGCCAAATGCAATCAAGCGCTTGCGGAAGGCAAAGCGGCGCCGGAGGCAGGCTTCCGCCTGGCGCCAATGGTTTCTGTCCTGCAGGGCGAAATGCCGCTGATCATGCAGGCAGTCTATCTGCACGATATTCTTAATGCCCTGGAATTGGCGGAGCAATGGGGTTTTCGGTTGATTTTGCAGCGCGTCAGCGAAGCCTATTATTGCGTGGAAGATTTGCTGCAGGCGCAGGTGCCGATGATCGTCGGACCGATTCTGATGAATCGCCGCGGTTTGTTTAACACCACTTCACATAAAACACCGGGAATTCTGCAGCAAGCCGGTTTGAAATTCGCCATTTCCACCGAACACCCGCAAACCGGGATTGAATACCTGGTGACAACCGCCGCCATCGCCAATCGGGAAGGCATGGATGAAGAGGAAGCGCTGAAAGCCATCACCCTCTACCCCGCCCAATTGCTTGGGCTCGACAGTCAGCTCGGTTCTCTGGATACGGGTAAAAAAGCAGATCTGGTCTTATGGACCGACCATCCCTTTGAAACCAAGAGTTACGTCGAACAAGTGTGGATCAATGGTCAGCCGGTTTACGAAAGGGGGAAATGA
- a CDS encoding pyridoxal phosphate-dependent aminotransferase, whose translation MKAISKRARQISPSPTLALDAKAKAMMAQGLDVISFAVGEPDFNTPDHIGQAGIEAINQHFTRYTDASGLPDLKKAVCNRLKINFNQDYQPNQIVVSNGAKHSLYNAFAALLDDGDEVILPTPCWVSYTEQIRLLGGVPVFVETREENDFVMVASELKAAITPKTKVLLLNSPSNPTGGVYSKENLQAIADLCVENDIYVIADEIYAQLLYDGRVYTSIVNLGEEIKKRTIVINGVSKSYAMTGWRIGYTACDAGIAKVMGSMQSHITANPCNIAQKAAVTALNGPQESIEAMRVEFEKRRNYLVERVNAIPGLSCRTPGGAFYVFANVKGVFGKTIRGVKIATSTELCDLILNEAKVAIVPGVAFEAEGYMRFSYANSMDNIKEGLDRVEALLKEAK comes from the coding sequence ATGAAAGCAATTTCCAAACGCGCTCGTCAAATCAGTCCCTCTCCCACTCTCGCTTTGGATGCCAAAGCCAAAGCCATGATGGCACAAGGCTTAGATGTCATTAGTTTTGCGGTTGGAGAACCGGATTTTAACACGCCGGATCACATCGGGCAAGCCGGTATTGAGGCGATTAATCAGCATTTTACCCGATATACCGACGCATCCGGTTTGCCGGATCTGAAAAAAGCGGTCTGCAACCGCCTGAAGATCAATTTTAATCAGGATTATCAGCCCAATCAGATTGTAGTATCCAATGGCGCCAAGCATTCACTATACAATGCGTTCGCTGCTTTATTGGATGACGGCGACGAAGTGATTCTGCCTACTCCCTGCTGGGTCAGCTATACCGAACAAATTCGTTTGCTTGGCGGCGTTCCCGTTTTTGTGGAAACCAGGGAAGAAAATGATTTTGTCATGGTGGCTTCTGAATTAAAAGCGGCGATCACGCCAAAGACCAAGGTTTTGCTGCTCAATTCCCCCTCCAATCCCACCGGCGGTGTTTACAGCAAAGAGAACCTGCAGGCAATTGCCGATCTTTGCGTTGAAAACGATATTTATGTGATTGCCGATGAAATTTACGCGCAGTTGTTATACGATGGACGTGTATACACCTCCATTGTCAATTTAGGCGAAGAGATCAAAAAACGGACGATTGTGATCAACGGTGTTTCCAAAAGCTACGCTATGACCGGCTGGCGGATCGGTTATACCGCTTGTGACGCCGGCATTGCCAAAGTGATGGGCAGCATGCAAAGCCATATCACCGCCAATCCCTGCAATATTGCCCAAAAAGCCGCTGTCACCGCTCTGAACGGCCCGCAGGAATCGATTGAAGCGATGCGGGTGGAATTTGAAAAGCGGCGCAACTACCTGGTAGAGCGGGTCAATGCTATCCCCGGCTTGTCCTGCCGTACTCCGGGCGGCGCTTTCTATGTCTTTGCCAATGTCAAAGGCGTTTTTGGCAAAACCATCCGGGGTGTCAAAATCGCAACTTCCACCGAATTATGCGACCTGATTCTCAACGAGGCAAAAGTAGCCATTGTGCCCGGGGTGGCATTTGAAGCCGAAGGCTATATGCGTTTTTCCTATGCCAACAGCATGGACAATATCAAAGAAGGTCTGGACAGAGTAGAGGCCTTGCTGAAAGAAGCGAAATAA
- a CDS encoding metallophosphoesterase has protein sequence MSILAPLALGYYLGLQALSCWKGLLPGNTRIIYWLIYWSLTLLPWLLQTFGGTVSSELAEYGSRLAFTQLIFYAALFCFSLLLKLLRLILVNGLGLSGLAHATFLPFWPFLVIALSLAVCFFGYNTARTYAVTPYQISLTGTAAAEYKIAAISDLHLGSVHQRADLKKMIAAVNALDADLVLILGDILHDDYAPFRDHQMAEEFRNLTAPYGVYAVLGNHDAYANRETELMAELTAAGITMLQDQALVIDDHFVLAGRKDRAGMRSRTTSARAALPELLQDLPVDLPVVLMDHQPRDLQAIAADQEVDLQLSGHTHAGQFWPVTWVTDHIYELNYGYRQIAATQFIVTSGIGTWGPAFRLGSVSEIALITLTITAK, from the coding sequence ATGTCAATTTTAGCTCCGCTGGCTTTGGGATATTATCTCGGTTTACAGGCTTTGTCTTGTTGGAAAGGGCTCCTGCCCGGCAACACCAGAATCATTTACTGGCTGATTTACTGGTCTCTGACACTGTTGCCCTGGCTGCTGCAAACTTTTGGCGGCACGGTCTCCAGCGAGCTCGCCGAATACGGCAGCCGTCTCGCTTTCACTCAGCTGATTTTCTATGCTGCCCTGTTTTGCTTCAGCTTATTGTTGAAGTTACTGCGTCTCATTCTTGTCAATGGACTTGGTTTGAGCGGGCTTGCCCACGCTACTTTCTTACCCTTCTGGCCATTTTTGGTCATTGCGCTCTCTCTGGCTGTCTGCTTCTTTGGCTACAACACAGCCAGAACCTATGCAGTCACACCCTATCAGATCAGCTTAACAGGCACGGCGGCGGCTGAGTATAAAATCGCCGCCATCTCCGATCTGCATCTGGGCAGCGTCCATCAACGAGCCGATTTAAAAAAGATGATTGCTGCCGTCAATGCGCTGGATGCCGACCTCGTTTTAATTCTGGGGGATATTCTGCACGATGATTACGCTCCCTTTCGGGATCACCAAATGGCAGAAGAGTTTCGGAATTTAACCGCTCCTTATGGTGTGTACGCTGTTCTCGGTAATCACGACGCCTACGCCAATCGCGAGACAGAATTAATGGCCGAATTGACAGCGGCCGGTATCACGATGCTGCAGGATCAAGCGCTGGTGATTGACGATCATTTTGTTTTGGCCGGACGCAAGGATCGCGCCGGCATGCGCAGCAGAACAACCAGTGCACGCGCCGCCTTACCGGAACTGCTGCAGGACCTGCCCGTCGATTTACCCGTCGTTCTGATGGATCATCAGCCGCGCGATCTGCAGGCAATTGCCGCGGACCAAGAAGTTGATCTGCAGCTCAGCGGCCACACCCATGCAGGTCAATTCTGGCCGGTAACCTGGGTTACCGACCACATTTATGAACTGAATTACGGTTACCGGCAGATCGCCGCAACGCAATTTATTGTCACAAGCGGCATCGGCACTTGGGGACCGGCGTTTCGCCTGGGAAGCGTCAGCGAAATTGCCTTAATCACCTTGACCATCACAGCAAAATAG
- the yedF gene encoding sulfurtransferase-like selenium metabolism protein YedF produces MNLITIDNCGLACPQPVINTKKALDSLSAGQSLISIVDNAAAKENVTRFAINNGCTVNVEEKNGIYSLTLTKSKSMPAAAAPPAEIPSTGGKVIFVRSNRLGTGSDELGSLLIKSFFYAVSQTADYLPAKIVLINSGVKLAVTDSPVLQDLQALAAAGVEVLACGTCLDFYGLKDQLAVGQISNMYSIYEVLAGHAVLTL; encoded by the coding sequence ATGAACCTGATTACCATCGACAATTGCGGTCTCGCTTGCCCGCAACCGGTGATCAACACAAAAAAAGCATTGGACAGCCTCTCAGCCGGACAAAGTTTGATCAGCATTGTTGACAATGCTGCTGCCAAAGAAAATGTCACCCGGTTTGCTATAAACAACGGCTGTACAGTCAATGTGGAAGAAAAAAACGGCATCTATTCTCTGACTCTGACCAAGAGCAAAAGCATGCCGGCTGCAGCAGCCCCTCCGGCAGAAATCCCCAGTACCGGCGGCAAAGTGATTTTTGTGCGCAGCAATCGGCTGGGAACGGGCAGCGATGAGCTTGGCAGCCTCTTGATCAAATCTTTTTTCTATGCGGTCAGTCAAACAGCGGACTACTTGCCGGCAAAAATCGTTCTGATCAACAGCGGCGTAAAACTAGCGGTCACAGATTCACCCGTATTGCAAGATCTGCAAGCCTTGGCGGCAGCCGGTGTGGAAGTGTTGGCCTGCGGTACCTGTCTTGATTTTTACGGACTCAAAGATCAGCTTGCTGTCGGGCAGATCTCCAATATGTACAGCATCTATGAAGTCCTGGCCGGCCATGCTGTGCTCACCCTCTAA
- a CDS encoding DDE-type integrase/transposase/recombinase, producing MAENLNEKWLTDVTEFKYENGDKMYLSAILDLKDKSVISYVIGHRNDNQLAFATFDTAIQKYPDAKPLFHSDHGYQYTSKVFRAKLDVAGMTQSMSRADCCIDNGPMEAF from the coding sequence GTGGCAGAGAATCTCAATGAGAAATGGCTGACGGATGTTACGGAGTTCAAGTATGAAAATGGCGATAAAATGTATCTCAGTGCAATTCTTGACCTGAAAGACAAGAGCGTCATTTCCTATGTCATTGGGCATCGGAATGATAATCAACTTGCATTTGCCACCTTTGATACGGCGATTCAAAAATACCCTGATGCAAAGCCATTGTTTCACAGTGACCATGGGTATCAATATACAAGTAAGGTCTTTAGAGCCAAATTGGACGTTGCGGGTATGACACAGAGCATGTCCCGTGCTGATTGTTGCATCGACAACGGTCCGATGGAGGCGTTTTAG
- a CDS encoding amidohydrolase family protein, with translation MKAIVNGTLYTMVNGIIENGTILIDAGKIIAIGKNITLPEGSEIISAKGCTVLPGLIDADCKVGIFEEGQGPIGNDTNEPVSLGAEFRASDATWWEDVAFDDCRKAGITALSIGPGSANLINGQSFVTKTAPGVIDHQIVRAFAGLKINICGTKSNQHDRTMDIASLQAQLQKAKELAAKNQKQIEKGEAPEENLKLDPLIALLNGSNFARINVFANHDIFNALELAKVWGFPLVLERCYEGHLALEEIVASGCSVIAGPTFINRVGSAKNLSLKMPGVLAKAGVKVALCSDHPTLPSENLATQAALCCRDGMPEELALQAITSVAAEILGVAERIGSLAVGKDADLAIFSGHPFKTATQCLATLINGEFVYQAEKGGACSC, from the coding sequence TTGAAAGCGATTGTCAACGGAACACTCTATACTATGGTCAACGGTATCATCGAAAACGGTACGATTCTGATCGACGCAGGCAAAATTATCGCCATTGGTAAAAACATTACCCTGCCGGAAGGTAGCGAAATCATCTCAGCCAAAGGTTGCACGGTTCTGCCTGGCCTGATCGATGCCGACTGCAAAGTGGGTATTTTTGAAGAAGGTCAGGGCCCCATTGGAAATGATACCAACGAACCTGTTTCCTTGGGAGCCGAATTCCGTGCTTCCGATGCTACCTGGTGGGAAGATGTGGCTTTTGATGATTGCCGCAAAGCCGGAATTACCGCTTTGTCCATCGGTCCCGGCAGCGCTAACCTGATCAACGGTCAGAGCTTTGTCACCAAGACAGCGCCGGGTGTGATCGATCATCAGATTGTGCGCGCCTTTGCCGGTTTAAAAATCAATATCTGCGGCACCAAAAGTAATCAGCATGACCGCACCATGGATATCGCCTCTCTGCAGGCTCAATTGCAAAAAGCCAAAGAATTGGCCGCCAAGAATCAAAAGCAAATCGAAAAGGGAGAGGCTCCGGAAGAAAATTTGAAACTGGATCCTCTGATTGCCTTGCTCAATGGCAGCAACTTTGCCCGCATCAATGTATTTGCCAACCACGACATTTTCAACGCGCTCGAACTGGCCAAGGTCTGGGGTTTCCCTCTGGTTTTAGAACGCTGCTACGAAGGTCATCTTGCACTGGAAGAAATCGTCGCCTCCGGCTGCAGTGTGATTGCCGGCCCCACATTCATCAACCGGGTGGGCAGCGCAAAGAACTTGTCCCTCAAGATGCCGGGCGTTCTGGCCAAAGCCGGTGTCAAAGTCGCTCTCTGCAGTGATCATCCCACCCTGCCCAGTGAAAATTTGGCCACACAGGCGGCGCTTTGCTGCCGGGATGGCATGCCGGAAGAATTGGCGCTGCAAGCCATCACCTCGGTGGCTGCCGAAATCTTAGGCGTAGCCGAGCGAATCGGCTCTCTGGCAGTCGGTAAAGATGCCGATCTCGCCATTTTCAGCGGACATCCTTTCAAAACCGCAACGCAGTGTCTGGCTACGCTGATCAACGGTGAATTTGTTTACCAGGCAGAAAAAGGCGGTGCATGTTCATGCTAG
- a CDS encoding transposase — translation MKSRKYSTELKRKVAQRYLSGSSSMKGLCLKYALSDEHIVRRWIKKYNSQEDFSRLNNGGAIYMTKRRETTPDERIAIVNHCIANNNDYGKAIEKYGISYQQIYGWIKKYEKTGAGGFIDHRGKRK, via the coding sequence GTGAAAAGTAGGAAGTACAGTACTGAATTGAAACGCAAAGTGGCTCAGAGATATTTATCCGGCAGTTCATCCATGAAAGGTCTTTGCTTGAAATATGCCCTAAGTGATGAACATATAGTTCGGCGATGGATAAAGAAGTATAATAGTCAGGAAGATTTCAGCCGGCTCAACAATGGAGGTGCAATCTACATGACGAAAAGGCGTGAGACAACGCCGGATGAGCGCATAGCTATAGTCAACCATTGCATAGCCAACAACAACGACTATGGTAAAGCAATTGAAAAGTACGGGATATCATACCAGCAGATTTACGGATGGATTAAAAAGTACGAAAAGACCGGAGCCGGCGGTTTTATCGACCACAGGGGCAAGCGAAAATAA
- the fusA gene encoding elongation factor G, with protein sequence MKNYSADKIRNIGLFSHGGAGKTTLAEAMLYTAGVTDRMGKTTDGSSFMDFEAEEIKRQMTINTSIVPIEWKNYKINLLDTPGYLDFIGEVVAAMHVVDTAVILVDAVSGVEVGTEIVWEHAEDRHLPRMVVVNRMDRENANYEKAFESLRSAFGTRVAPVLIPIGSQANFSGIVNLITKKAYRYTDAGGKNCKEEEIPAGMADEVERYRDLLIESAVEADDELMMMYLDGAEIAEEQLKNAIKTGIITDKFIPVACSSGAKNIGAAPIMDFIVEYLPAPTDMPKVIAHHAETKQEVELTADPAGHLAVHVFKTMADPFVGKLTIFKVLSGTIRTDSNVWNVNKGRNERISNLFVPKGKRQENVMELVAGDIGSIAKLQDTTTNETLGDKEFPLLIDPIHFPEPCLSVAVEPKTKGDEDKIGIGLARLAEEDPTFSMHKDTETKQIVISGLGELHLDVMIGRLAKKFGAEVQIVEFKLPYRETIRSKVRVEGRHKKQSGGKGQFGHVWLEMEPKEDGYEFVDKIFGGSVPRQYIPAVEKGLTEIMAKGVLAGYPVVNIRVALVDGSYHAVDSSEMAFKLATHIGFKKGFALAKPVLLEPIMNIEVTVPDDYMGDIIGDMNKKRGRVLGMEPIGRGRQLVRAQAPQAELFRYATDLRSMTQGRGSFKMSFDHYEEIPAMIAEGIIAAFKSEDEEQ encoded by the coding sequence GTGAAAAATTATTCTGCAGACAAAATTCGTAACATAGGACTTTTTTCCCATGGTGGTGCAGGCAAGACAACTTTAGCGGAGGCAATGCTCTATACAGCAGGTGTGACAGATCGGATGGGGAAAACCACCGATGGTTCCAGCTTTATGGACTTTGAAGCGGAAGAAATCAAGCGTCAAATGACCATCAATACTTCCATTGTTCCCATTGAATGGAAGAATTATAAAATCAATTTGCTGGATACGCCTGGATATTTAGACTTTATCGGCGAGGTCGTTGCCGCCATGCATGTGGTGGATACCGCCGTTATTTTAGTAGATGCAGTTTCCGGTGTTGAAGTGGGCACAGAGATTGTATGGGAACATGCCGAGGATCGCCATCTACCGCGGATGGTTGTGGTCAATCGTATGGACAGAGAAAATGCGAACTATGAAAAAGCATTTGAAAGTCTGCGCAGCGCATTTGGCACCAGAGTGGCTCCTGTATTAATCCCGATTGGTTCCCAGGCGAACTTCAGCGGCATCGTCAACCTGATCACCAAAAAAGCCTATCGTTATACCGATGCCGGCGGGAAAAATTGCAAAGAAGAAGAAATCCCTGCCGGTATGGCGGACGAAGTGGAACGCTATCGCGACCTGTTAATCGAATCAGCGGTGGAAGCTGACGATGAATTAATGATGATGTATTTGGACGGTGCGGAAATTGCGGAGGAGCAACTCAAGAACGCAATCAAAACAGGTATCATTACAGATAAATTTATACCGGTCGCTTGCTCTTCCGGCGCGAAAAACATCGGCGCCGCACCCATCATGGACTTTATTGTGGAGTATTTGCCGGCTCCGACCGATATGCCGAAGGTCATAGCGCATCATGCCGAAACCAAACAGGAAGTGGAATTGACTGCGGATCCCGCCGGCCATTTGGCGGTGCATGTTTTTAAGACGATGGCTGATCCCTTTGTTGGCAAACTGACAATTTTCAAGGTTCTTTCCGGTACGATCAGAACGGATTCCAATGTTTGGAATGTCAATAAAGGGCGCAATGAGCGGATCAGCAACCTCTTTGTTCCCAAAGGCAAACGCCAGGAAAATGTCATGGAGTTGGTCGCCGGTGATATCGGCTCCATCGCAAAATTGCAGGATACCACAACCAATGAAACGCTGGGAGATAAAGAATTCCCTCTGCTTATCGATCCCATTCATTTTCCGGAACCCTGTCTCAGCGTGGCTGTGGAACCGAAAACCAAGGGTGACGAAGATAAGATCGGCATTGGCCTTGCCCGTCTGGCGGAAGAAGATCCCACCTTCAGCATGCATAAAGATACCGAAACCAAACAGATTGTCATTTCAGGTCTGGGCGAGTTGCATCTTGATGTGATGATCGGCCGCCTGGCCAAAAAATTCGGCGCTGAAGTGCAAATCGTAGAATTCAAACTGCCTTATCGTGAGACGATTCGCAGCAAGGTGCGCGTAGAAGGACGACATAAGAAGCAGTCTGGCGGCAAAGGCCAGTTCGGTCATGTTTGGCTGGAAATGGAGCCAAAAGAAGACGGTTACGAATTTGTTGATAAGATCTTCGGCGGTTCTGTTCCGCGTCAGTACATCCCGGCTGTTGAAAAAGGTTTAACCGAAATCATGGCCAAAGGCGTTTTAGCTGGTTATCCTGTGGTCAATATTCGGGTTGCCTTGGTCGATGGTTCTTATCATGCTGTTGACTCTTCGGAAATGGCTTTTAAGCTGGCTACGCATATCGGCTTTAAAAAAGGTTTCGCGTTGGCAAAACCGGTTCTTTTGGAACCGATTATGAACATTGAAGTGACCGTGCCGGATGATTACATGGGAGACATCATCGGCGATATGAATAAAAAACGGGGCCGGGTGCTCGGCATGGAACCGATCGGCCGCGGCCGCCAATTGGTTCGCGCGCAAGCGCCGCAAGCAGAGTTGTTCCGCTATGCCACCGATTTACGCTCCATGACGCAAGGACGGGGATCCTTCAAAATGAGTTTTGATCATTATGAGGAAATCCCTGCCATGATCGCTGAAGGCATCATCGCTGCCTTTAAGAGTGAGGATGAAGAGCAGTAA
- a CDS encoding amidohydrolase — protein sequence MFMLAITNATLVTISGPIIKKGTIILDGGKIVAVGKDLTIPSEAEVIDAEGKYVMPGLVEAHCHIGVMDFDRNDDDNQFDADGAPNGSAGFGPAVTPELMSYYSFNPRHVQVKQSLAAGVTTMLTRPGSGKIISGMGMVVKTYGKNRKEMVLLNPAEVKMALGENPKHNFGSRNQSPSTRMGSGALLRDAFIKAKAYMAKREKDPETPLNFQMEPLVKLLKGELVAHVHAHRADDIMMALRASDEFGFKLTIEHASEAHLLLDELKKRNVPCILGPSMARTKVETARKDFASAGILERAGIKVCITTDAGVVPQEYLRTCVCLCHRAGMSEAGALRAMTLTSAEIIGVADRLGSLDVGKDADVLVLNGHPLELMSQVEQVYVNGRLAFDIDRDKEAWEMA from the coding sequence ATGTTCATGCTAGCAATTACCAATGCGACTCTGGTTACGATTTCCGGTCCGATCATAAAAAAGGGAACGATCATCCTCGACGGCGGTAAAATCGTCGCAGTGGGAAAAGACCTGACGATTCCGTCTGAAGCAGAAGTCATCGACGCGGAAGGCAAATATGTCATGCCGGGTCTTGTGGAAGCGCACTGCCATATCGGTGTGATGGATTTCGATCGCAATGACGATGACAATCAGTTTGATGCGGACGGTGCGCCCAATGGCAGCGCCGGTTTCGGTCCGGCCGTTACACCGGAATTAATGAGTTATTATAGCTTCAACCCGCGTCATGTACAGGTGAAGCAGTCTCTGGCAGCCGGTGTCACAACCATGCTGACCCGTCCGGGTTCCGGTAAGATCATCTCCGGCATGGGTATGGTGGTAAAAACCTACGGCAAAAACCGCAAAGAAATGGTTCTGCTCAATCCGGCAGAGGTCAAGATGGCGTTGGGTGAAAATCCCAAGCATAACTTTGGCTCCCGCAATCAGTCTCCTTCCACCCGTATGGGCAGCGGCGCCCTGCTGCGTGATGCGTTCATCAAAGCGAAAGCGTATATGGCCAAACGGGAAAAAGATCCCGAAACTCCGCTCAATTTCCAAATGGAACCTCTGGTCAAATTGCTGAAAGGCGAATTGGTGGCGCATGTGCATGCTCATCGCGCCGATGATATCATGATGGCCCTGCGCGCTTCCGATGAGTTCGGTTTCAAATTAACCATTGAACATGCTTCCGAGGCACATCTGCTGCTGGATGAACTGAAAAAGCGCAACGTCCCCTGCATCCTCGGTCCCTCCATGGCTCGCACGAAAGTCGAAACCGCCCGCAAGGATTTTGCTTCTGCCGGCATTTTGGAACGAGCCGGGATCAAAGTCTGCATTACCACCGATGCCGGTGTGGTGCCGCAGGAATATTTACGCACCTGCGTCTGCCTCTGCCACCGTGCCGGCATGAGCGAAGCGGGTGCACTGCGTGCCATGACACTGACCTCCGCCGAAATCATTGGTGTAGCCGACCGTCTCGGTTCTCTGGATGTCGGTAAAGACGCCGACGTTTTGGTGCTGAACGGCCATCCTCTGGAATTGATGTCGCAGGTTGAACAGGTTTATGTCAATGGCAGACTCGCTTTTGACATTGATCGGGATAAAGAAGCTTGGGAGATGGCTTAA